One genomic window of Bacteroidota bacterium includes the following:
- the coxB gene encoding cytochrome c oxidase subunit II, protein MSSFPLLPDSASTISDQIDALFFFLVAVSVFFSLVITIALAFSAARYRKGSKASRKGALSDYLPLELAWSIIPLIIALFIFGWSAKLYLDMHVAPANAMEVYVVGKQWMWKIQHPGGNREINELHIPVGRPVKLIMTSQDVIHSFYIPAFRVKQDVLPGKYTTQWFEATKPGEYHLFCAEYCGTSHSGMIGKVIAMEPADYEKWLSGTSSAGIAMASSGAELFERFGCKTCHRQDTGLRGPALDGLWGKQVKLADGKTIVADQEYIRESILNPGAKTVAGYQQLMPTYKNQLTNEQVNQLIEYVRSLSATQDNQGNNQ, encoded by the coding sequence ATGTCGAGTTTTCCCTTATTGCCTGATAGCGCTTCAACGATCTCAGACCAGATTGATGCGTTGTTTTTCTTCCTGGTTGCTGTCAGCGTGTTCTTCAGTCTGGTCATCACCATTGCGCTCGCGTTTTCGGCTGCGCGGTACAGGAAGGGCTCGAAAGCAAGCCGCAAAGGTGCTTTGAGCGACTATCTGCCGCTTGAGCTTGCGTGGTCGATTATTCCGCTGATTATTGCTTTGTTCATCTTCGGCTGGTCGGCAAAGCTGTATCTTGACATGCACGTAGCACCGGCGAATGCGATGGAAGTCTATGTCGTCGGCAAGCAATGGATGTGGAAGATTCAACATCCCGGCGGCAACCGCGAGATTAACGAGTTGCATATTCCTGTCGGCCGGCCGGTCAAGCTGATCATGACGTCGCAGGATGTTATTCACAGCTTCTATATTCCTGCATTCCGAGTAAAGCAGGACGTTCTGCCCGGCAAGTACACGACGCAGTGGTTTGAAGCGACGAAACCGGGCGAGTATCATTTGTTTTGTGCCGAGTACTGCGGAACCTCGCATTCCGGAATGATCGGCAAGGTGATAGCGATGGAGCCTGCGGACTACGAAAAGTGGCTGTCGGGAACAAGTAGTGCGGGCATTGCAATGGCGTCAAGCGGGGCAGAACTGTTCGAACGATTCGGCTGCAAAACGTGTCATCGGCAGGATACAGGGCTGCGCGGACCGGCGCTCGACGGACTCTGGGGCAAACAGGTAAAACTCGCCGACGGCAAGACGATTGTTGCCGATCAGGAGTATATTCGCGAGTCAATTCTCAATCCGGGGGCAAAAACGGTGGCAGGGTACCAGCAACTGATGCCGACGTACAAGAACCAGTTGACCAACGAGCAGGTAAACCAGCTGATTGAATATGTCCGGTCGCTTTCCGCGACACAAGATAATCAAGGAAACAACCAATGA